Proteins co-encoded in one Zootoca vivipara chromosome 3, rZooViv1.1, whole genome shotgun sequence genomic window:
- the SRD5A2 gene encoding 3-oxo-5-alpha-steroid 4-dehydrogenase 2, with the protein MQCSPSLVRSLSSVLVSLGLLHLWLNGHTPCRYGKHEEEEEEEPPPAPPDNGEKKPPPRPRAHLPARCAWFLQELPSFLVPALLLALRNPPRFAPLGCRLLGGMFCGHYFHRTFIYSFLRRGRPFPLETLFFGVLFCIFNGFLQGYYMIYCAEYPEDWCNDIRFTSGLLLFLFGMGVNIHSDLILRQLRKPGELTYKIPQGGLFAYVSGANFFGEILEWFGYAIATWCLPAFAFALFTLCFIGPRAYHHHRYYHKRFTGYPRSRKALIPFIF; encoded by the exons ATGCAATGCTCGCCGAGCCTGGTGAGGTCCCTCAGCTCCGTGCTGGTGTCCTTGGGGCTGCTGCACCTGTGGCTGAATGGCCACACACCCTGCCGCTACGGGAagcacgaggaggaggaggaggaggagccgccgccggcGCCCCCGGACAACGGCGAGAAGAAGCCTCCGCCGAGGCCCCGCGCCCACCTGCCCGCTCGCTGCGCCTGGTTCCTGCAGGAGCTGCCCTCGTTCCTGGTGCCCGCGCTCCTGCTGGCGCTGCGCAACCCGCCCCGCTTCGCGcccctgggctgccggctcctgGGCGGCATGTTCTGCGGCCACTACTTCCACAG GACATTCATTTACTCCTTCCTCCGAAGAGGCAGGCCTTTCCCATTGGAGACGCTGTTTTTTGGTGTGTTGTTCTGCATCTTTAATGGCTTCCTTCAGGGTTACTACATGATTTACTGTGCTGAATACCCAGAGGACTGGTGCAATGACATCAGATTTACATCAG GtctcttgttgttcttgtttggCATGGGAGTCAATATTCACAGTGacctcattctgcgccagctaaGGAAGCCTGGGGAGCTCACTTACAAAATCCCACAAG GAGGACTGTTTGCATATGTATCAGGAGCAAATTTCTTTGGTGAGATACTGGAATGGTTTGGCTATGCTATAGCAACCTGGTGCCTGCCAGCTTTTGCCTTTGCCCTTTTCACACTCTGCTTCATTGGGCCTCGTGCTTATCACCATCACAG